AGCTCGCCACCGAGGTGCTCGACGAGTCGTTCTCCCGCTACGTCGAGGAGCTGCGGGCCCACCGGCCCGTGGTGGGGGTCGGCAGCCTCATCGACAAGGCCATGCGGCTCGCCAACCGGCGCGTGTACGCCGCGGCCATCAAGCAACCGAACCGGCGCGGAATGGGTAGCACGCTCACGTGCGTGGCCATCCTGAAGGGGCGCGCCTACCTGGGTCACGTGGGCGATTCGCGCGCCTTCCTGGTGCGCGGCAGCAAGATCTACCAGTTGACCAAGGACCACTCGTGGGTGGAGGAGCAGCTCGAGAAGGGCCTCCTGAACGAGGAGGAGGCCGAGAGCCACGAGTGGCGCAACCTGATCACGCGCGTGCTCGGCACGCGGCCGCAGGTGGCGCCCGACGTGATCGAGCTGGCCATCGAGCCTGGCGACGTGCTCGTGCTCTCCACCGACGGGCTGCACGGCCTGGTCAAGCCGGAGGAGATACTCGCCGAGATCAGGTCGAACTCCGACCGGCAGTTGAACGTGGAGATGCTCATCGCCCTTGCCAACGAGCGTGGCGGGCCGGATAACATCACGACAGTCGTGTTCGGGGTGGAGCCATGATCGTCTTGTGGGTCGTCGGGGCGCTCCTGCTCGCCCTGCTGCTGCGCGCCCCCGCCTGGCTGCTCGGGGCGCTCCTGTCGCTCGCCGTCCTCCTCACCGTGGCCGTGCTGTGGCTGGGCGGGGCGGAGCGCGCCATGGCGCCGCTGATCCTCTCAGCGCTGGCGCTCGGCCTCCTCGTGCCGGCGACCGTGCAGGTCGCCAAGAGCAGCCGGGTCGCACCGGCCAGCCGCAGGCGCCGGCAGGTCGGCGAGGCGCGCGCCGCCACGAGCGGGTCCTCGCCGCAGTTCGACGCGGCCGACGTGCCCGGCTACACGCTGCTAGAGAAGGTCGGTTCGGGCGGCATGGCCAGCGTGTACCGCGCCAAGCGCCTGTCGGACGGTCAGGTGGTGGCGCTCAAGATCCCCATGGAGCAGTACGTCGCCGACGCCAAGTTCATCAGGCGCTTCCACCGGGAGGCGGAGGTGGCGCAGCGCCTGAACCACAAGAACATCGTGAGCACCTTCGAGCACGGCGCCGTGGGCGTGCAGCACTACATGGTCATGGAGTTCGTCGACGGGCGCTCGCTCGAGGGGTACATCGAGGCGCACGAGCTCGACATCCCGCTGTCGGTGGAGATCATGCAGCTCGTCGTGCGCGCGCTGCAGCACATCCACTCCGCCGGGATCATCCACCGCGACATCAAGCCTGCCAACGTGATGATCACCCGCGGCGGCATCAGGCCAGCGGACGGCAAGGACGGCAGCCGCCTCAGGCCCGACGCGGTCAAGCTCATGGACTTCGGCATCGCTGGCGGCAAGGTGCTGTCGCGCCTCACCATGACGGGCGCGCGCGTCGGCACCCCCGTCTACATGTCGCCGGAGCAGGCGCGCGGACTCAAGATCGACCACCGCTCGGACATCTACTCCCTCGGGCT
Above is a window of Trueperaceae bacterium DNA encoding:
- a CDS encoding serine/threonine-protein phosphatase; this translates as MRLGHNVGHGSDVGRVRPFNEDFHRVWSFPLDGGDLTLLAVADGMGGAAAGEVASKLATEVLDESFSRYVEELRAHRPVVGVGSLIDKAMRLANRRVYAAAIKQPNRRGMGSTLTCVAILKGRAYLGHVGDSRAFLVRGSKIYQLTKDHSWVEEQLEKGLLNEEEAESHEWRNLITRVLGTRPQVAPDVIELAIEPGDVLVLSTDGLHGLVKPEEILAEIRSNSDRQLNVEMLIALANERGGPDNITTVVFGVEP